Genomic DNA from Phyllostomus discolor isolate MPI-MPIP mPhyDis1 chromosome 12, mPhyDis1.pri.v3, whole genome shotgun sequence:
tttcgctttgcaggatggcACCCAAACAACTGACCCACACTACCCAGGGCATActacatttttcttataattttaccaaatatgtttgaatcttccctggctggtgtggctcagtggattgagtgccagtctgtgaactgaaaggtcactggttcgattcccagtcagggcatatgactgggttgtgagccaggtcccaagtagggggtgtgtgagaggcaacccatcaatgtagctttcttgcatcaatgttttctccctctctttctccccccttcccctctctctaaaaataaataaatcaaatcttagaaaaaaaccCAGATATGTTTGAATCTCTACACAATGTTTAATTCACCATGGTTTTGAAGGCTTTATGTGAATAGGACTGAAACGCGTGTTTCTGTctgatcttttaattttttactttcagttgaaatgaaattcacataacataaagttAGCCATTATAAAGGGAACTCCAGTGGCATTTAGGGCATTCACAATGTTGAACAACCACCGCCTCTCTCtggttccaaaacattttcacctCTCCCAAAGGAAGCCCTGTGCCTATTAGcagccccttcctttcccccGTTTCTTTAGCCCCAGGAGactactaatctgctttctgtctccaagAATCTGCctgttctgaatattttatacaaatggaatcacCCAGTATGTTGTCTTTTGCATCTCTTTcccacctggcttctttcacttagcgtgatGTCTTCAAAAAGTTCCTTTTCATGGCCGAATACTATTCCATGGTGTGGACGGACCACCCTTGATTTCTCCCTGCATCCGCTGACGGAACACTGGAGTTGCTTCCACCTCGTGGCTAATGTGACTAGCGTGGGGTCACAGTTGCCTCTTTTGGATGTGGCTCCACCCTGTGTCCTTGACATTCATCCATGTGTCTCCTCATCTCTGGATCACTCTGCTGTGTAGGGGACACACTCCAGTTTTCCATTTCACCTCTGTTGGGCACTTGAGCTGTCGACTGAGTTTGTTTTCCATGGCATTGCCGCTTTGAACGCTCTCCTGGCGAACCGGACGGCATTTCTCCAGGGCTCTGCTCCTCAAGCTTTACTACATAGCCTGCGACTTTCTCCAGGATCTTGTGACAATGCagtttctgcatttctaaccagagCCAGGGGGGAACTAATACTCCAGGGCCACAGACTTCATTCCCAacaccccttcctcctctgtgaattttaaagattttacttatttatttttaaagagagggagagggtgggaaagagatggggaaagaaacatcaatgtgtggttgcctctcatgcgccccctactgggcacctggtctgcaatccaggcatgtgccctgcctgggaatcgaacaggttggttcacaggctggcactcaatccactgagccaccccagccagggctcctctgcaAACTTTAGAGTGCAACCTGTCCACGCCCTGCTTGTCCCGAGGTaactgggggaaggaaggagaggaggaggtagACGGGAGGTCCCGAGACGCCTGGAAGGATGTTTCCGTGTTGCTGGGTCCTCGGAGGAGGGGCACTGCACAggtcaggaaggagagaaatgtggaGCAGGGCAGCTCCCCGAAGAAGTCAAGGAGCACAGCTCCTGTGTCCGGCAGCGGATGGATGCAGGGAGAAACAAAACGTGGTCCATCCAGGTGGGGCACATGATTCGGCCATGGACAGGGATCAAGCCCGGGAAGCGCCacgctgagtgaaagaagccggaGGTAGGTGTCACAGAGTCTGCCTCTATTTCCGTGCGCTGTCCAGACtggcagagacagagagtagGGTAGTGGTagcctggggaggagggatgggaggaCGCGGGGAGGCGGTGGAGGTGTGCACCGTTTCTTTCGCGGGGGCTGATGAAAACGTTCTAAATCGATTGTGGCTATGCTATGTACAAGGAGTTGTATGGCACGAGAATTatatatctcaacaaagctgcTTGGAAAACTTACCTTGGCGATCCCttcccaacttaaaaaaaaaaaaaaagtaagtaaaggAGAGAGAAGTGGGTAGAAGACTCGGGAGCGCAGGCCTGGGCTCAGCGCCCCCTCCCTCTCCGTGTCCCCAGAACTGGAACACGTGGGGAACGGCTCATCTCTTCCAGTCCGGGAGGGGGACTCGCTGCGCCTGCTCTGCGTCGCGGACAGCAACCCTCCCGCCACACTGAGCTGGGCCCGGGGCAGCCGGACCCtgagcccctcccagccctggaacCCGGGGGTCCTGCAGCTGTCCCGGGTGGAGTCGGGGCACGAAGGCGAATTCTCCTGCCGAGCTCAGCACCCGCGGGGCTCTCTGCGAGTCTCCCTGCATCTCTCGGTGCACTGTGAGTGGGGGAATGGGGCACCTGGGGGCAGGGCGCCTGGGTCCTGGGAGCGTAGAGGCACTGCTGACCCTTCTCTTCGCTCCCCACAGACCCCCCACGGCTGCTCGGACACTCCTGCGCCTGGGAAGACGAGGGTCTGCGCTGCAGCTGTTCCTCCCGAGCCGAGCCGGCCCCCTCGCTGCGCTGGCGGCTGGGGGAGAGGCTGTTGGAGGGGAACCCCAGCACCGCCTCCTACACTATCACTTCCAGCTCCGCGGGGCCCTGGGCCAACAGCTCCCTGAGCCTCCGCGCGGGGCTCAGCGCTGGCCTCAGGCTCAGCTGCGAGGCTGAGAATGTCCACGGGGCCCAGAGCGCCAgcgtcctgctgctgctgctgccaggtcAGGGGCCTGCGGGGGCCGAGgctgagggagaaaggaagggaccAAAGGGAAGACTGAGCTGGGGAGTGGGGCTGCGGCCAGACAGGAAGGGATGAGAGGGAGaagtggtgaggggcagagccccgTAAGGACCGCAGAGCTCAGGCTGCGCGGGAGGAAGGGGCACGGGGCCTGGGGCTTGGATGGGGAGTCACCCCAAATCCCACTGGTCTGCAGGGAAGCCCGAGCTGGGGAAACCATTCCTCCTGGGGGCTGCCGGGGGAGCCGGCGTCGCTGGCCTgctcagtctctgcctctgtttcatCTTCTTCAAGTGAGTgtggccctggggggagggagggtgaggctgtggggggagggggtctgggtCCTGAAATCTCAGACGGCCCCAGCAGTGGCCCAGGCTGCGAGACCAGGGCAGGATCGGTTTCCACCCCGACCCCAGCCACCCGTGAAGGGCACTTGCTCTCATTATGAAAGTCATCTGCCTAAGTGTGTCCCCCAGTCCTGGCTTTGGGCAGCCCTTCCAGCCTCTTTGGCAGGAGGGCAGAGGTCACACTCCAAGCTCTCAGCCAGGCAGGCTGTTGAAAGGTCCCCGTCCCCCCTTCAGAGTGAAGACCCGCAGGAAGGACATGCctgaggctgcagctggtgggACGGATGCCCCCTCCCTGCGGGGTCCCACCTCCCGGGTGAGTTGTGGCCCTCTGTCCACTGGAATCCCTCCTCCCGCCACCTCCCCAGGGTGGCCATGGCCTCCTCTGTCTTGATGCCTTAAGGTGATCATCTCATACCCCAAACAGGCGTTTCCTCTTGTGTACCCCTTTACTCAGTCACCCAGGCCAGTGACCCGGGCGTCCCCCTGCCCTCTGTTCCCCGTCTCCTCTCCCAGAGCCAAGGACCTGTCCATCTCACTGCATGTGTTCTGGTCCAGTgggtccctcccttcccccacagctccacctccccctccttcctctctctcctccccagcacaTGTGTcagagggggccccaaataaTTGTCTACTATAAGTGTAGGGGTCCCCAAGACACTCTCATGTTCTGTACCTCACCAGAAGGAATTCACAGGACTCAGAAAAGTTGTTTCATTCACAGTTACAGGTCATTATAGCCAAAGGCTGTGGATTAAAGTCAGCCAAGGGGAGGGGCACCTGGGGAGGGTCCAGGAGATGCAGGCACCAGCTCCCACCGAAGTCTCTCCCAGGGGGCCCAGCGGGACAGCGCTTACTTCTCCCAGCAGCTATGAGTGAGACGCACGGTGGGTGTCCCCACTGGGAAAGCTcacctgagcctcagtgtccggTTTTCACTGGGGGTCGGTCAGGGAGGCACGGCTGACCGCCTTGGTAGCTGGACTCAGTCTCTGCCCCCTGCCGAGGTCCAGCTGATGCCACATGCCCCAAGGCCCTCGCCATCCCTCACATGGGCTGTCTGGTGAGGTCCAAGGTCCCAGGTGAACAAGACACTCCTGTCAGGCAGGACATTCCAAGGGCTTAGAGGTTCTCTCCCTGGTGCTGGGGTCAAAGCCCAAGCTTTTCCTTGGGTGAGGTTAACCCTTTGCTGTGATATCCTTTGCAGGGTTCATAAGATAATTTCATGAATTCATTTGCTTGAACTTCTGAAATGCTCAGTGGTCCATGAGGGCAGTCCAGGTCTGAGCAAATTCCTGCCCTTCTCATACCGCCTGTGCAATTTGCAGTTAGAGAGGAATATAATTGACTACTGCCTTAATGGCTGCTTCCCCTCTTGCAAGCAGAAGGAAGGTCAGGGTGTCTGCTTTGTTCCCCAATGAATAGGCAGGGCCTGGTACAGGGAAGCTGTCCCATTAGGCAGCGGGCACTGAAGTCAGAGAGACCAGGCATGCACCTTGGCGGTGTCAACAACTAAATGTGTGCTTTTGGGGGTATTTACTTAGTCTCAGGTTCTCCACCTGATACTTGAGAATAGGGATAGCGTCACCCAAGCAGATTGTTGAGAGGAATCTAGGAGACTGGCAATTGATTACTAAGGTCTAGACATTATTACTCTCCAATATCTGTTGACCACATGAATGAATGGGGGCTCCAACTATGTTTGTGATTAGATAAAAGACTAATTTGCTCAGTTTCCAGGTCCCTTGCTGTCTCCCAGCCCCCATTCTCCTAATCTgactccctttcctcttctccactTAGGGTTACCAGCGTAAGTGCCCACCAGGCAGCCGCAGAGACCACTCGGCCCCGGCGGCGGCCACGCCCACCTCGGGGGAGGAGCACGAGCTCCATTACGCCTCGCTCAGCTTCCAAGGGCTGAGTCCCTGGGAGCGTCCGTACGAGGAGGCCGCCAGCAGCACCGAGTATGCCGAGATCAAGATCCGCGAATAAGGACCCCCAGCTCCGGCGAcctgtggctggaggacccaggaCTTCTCCGGGAAGGGAGACATCAGAGACAATTGCTGAGAACGAGCCAACGACAACTGTGCGGGTGTCCCAGTGGTGAGGTGATGGGCGGAACTGGGCTCGAATTTCAGCCCCATCACCAATCAGGAGCACGAGTTCGAGCACGTCACTGTCACTTCTCAGTGTCCCCTCTGTAACGTGGACACGAGAAACCTAACTCGTAGGGCTGTGGTGGGGCGTCGACGCAACAATGAACAGTAAAGCGCTGGACAGGTGCGCGTGCGCAGAGGTCCCCGCGCCTGAGGTCACGCGTCTTCTCAGGGCAGCCCGCCTGGAATTAGGGTCCCGGCATCCTGATGGGGACCATTCTGCAGAGCTGCTTCAGCTCCAGGGCTCCCTGAAGGCCTGGGCAAGGCTGTCGCTGGGCGGCAATGCAGCTCCGCCCCGCCTGCCTGTGACCCCTCCCCTCCATAGGGACCACCTCCCGGGCATGGCCGCTGCGCACTGGTATCTCAGAGCGAGCTTCCTAGAAACCCCATTTGTGTTTtgtaccacacacacaaaaaatcattCACTGATGACCTGAACTAAGTGTTAGCTTATCTAATCACACacctctttctttcattctatgCCCCTGACACTTTAGTTCTCCTTAACCATTTCTTTTTGCAGAGTTTGCTTATAAAATTCCTTGCCGTTACAGCCTATGTTCCATTTACTTTGGAATTcgttttcacatttgttttcaaaataagatCCAACTTATTTTGTTCGCTTTTGCATTGACTGTCCATTGAGTTTTCCCCGCAGTTTGCATTAATAGGAAAACATGAGCGCGCTGAGCCAACACAGTGAACAGGCTTTGGCATAAAGTGAACACCTTTGTGCCTTGGATTGAGACAGGAGCCAGCACAGGAAggactctgagactgcaatactgttatGGGCCAGCAtctagcaccctggttgccaattaggtggaataaatagtaaaccgaggcagggaggaggaaggagacaagtctcacaagCTAACTCGGGCAggcctgagcctggtctgataatattgccaggtgttccaacatcacaagagacactatgttagcaagaaaggagggaagtccttgaaagtctatgtaacatttccacagtctgggaaagaaagctttgaaactgtgctttcatcccaaggcctgaatgtgggagagggtccccggtgcccaTAGAAAGAACCCATAAaataactttggttaattgcctatctctggtcactatctgttttaccagggagtccctgatgcttacagagaGAGACCATAAACAACTTTataaagtgccccaattttaattaactgccttctgtcatgtatttgttttaaaacaaggtGAACAAATGGGgcctggagcaagataaggatttgggatAACAGACCCCTGCACATACCtgagtttgggtagtcacatccccccagcaaagctggcaccacatttacccattaatcaatatataactttttttccctcctatcccaccaactatataagtcctcagaacaaaggactctctctccctccctctctctctctctgtctctctctctctctctctctcgggggcTCAGGGTactcttggctctcaggccacagggcctctggccacccagcctcaggctgcccaggggcttgtcaccctggtctccagccacTCTTGCTTTTCTCAGCCTGCTTTGCCCTggaactttgcctttcaccccctaccctacccagtcctgttctcttccatgggaatgggccaccgataaactgattacatactactagatttgctatgtaattctttacatgtgtcagcaagaagaaccaggtctctcccatcaacaggatggtgtggcttagtggactgagcgctggcctaccaaccaaagggtcgccagtttgattctcagtcagggcacgtgcctggattgtgggcgaggtccccagttgggggcccaTGAGAGACAacccacatattgatgtttctgtctctctctctctctctctgaaaataaagaaaatatttttttaaaagttaacaccTTTGTACTATAATTGCTCCTCAAATTCGATGGGTTGGGATTCCATCCTTCGTGGCACAACTGGCTGTGCCCTGCTGCAGGACTGTGTTGCATTGCTTAGTGACTCCTGAAAATGATgccaaaagggaaaaggactcacggacatggacaacagtgtggtgattgccgggggaggggggtgtaaggggactcaatggcaatggaaaaaaatgcaatacatttaaaaaaaggaatatagtaaaaaaaatatggtGCCCACCAACAAAATGAGAGGCTTATTGTCATTTCTTATTTCCTTAAGATGgttccacttgtccccaggctgGTAGAGAGTATTTCGGGACATCTATGGGAAAGAATCACATTCTTCCAGggataaaatctttttgaaaagacCATCATGGAAATGCTGCGATGATGACCCACTTCAACTCGGAATTTCTTGTCCTGGTCCAAGTAATGTCTTTGTAAAGAATGGCTTTGACACTTAGAGGGGTACATTTTTCATCAATTCTTTAAAAGagtgttttatacttttaatttttgatttcagagagagggggagggaggcagagagggagagaaacactgatgtcagagagaaacagcaatcaggaattgaactggtgagcTTTGGGTTTgagggacgacacccaaccaagcAAGCCCCACCGGTAAGGGCACGTTTTCCATCAATTCTTCAGCACTTCCAAGAAATTCTGGTAAACTGCAGAGCACT
This window encodes:
- the SIGLEC11 gene encoding sialic acid-binding Ig-like lectin 11; amino-acid sequence: MLRLLLPLLWTGSLGKDPGYKLQVPESVTVQENLCVHVPCTVTYPRVGRYNLTPVYGYWFLKKNNLTELMATNKKIKKVKKKARFSFYFSGGPGDNNCSLSITNAQRSHRGKYYFQLERGLVNHSYSSNLVMVDVTELTQIPDIRVKEPLESGCPAYLTCSMPGACEPLTITWTGAVLRPLGRDQAAYNSSEILLTPRPQDHGTNLTCRVTFPRTSVSRERTLTLNVSYAPRNLTISVFRGSPRELEHVGNGSSLPVREGDSLRLLCVADSNPPATLSWARGSRTLSPSQPWNPGVLQLSRVESGHEGEFSCRAQHPRGSLRVSLHLSVHYPPRLLGHSCAWEDEGLRCSCSSRAEPAPSLRWRLGERLLEGNPSTASYTITSSSAGPWANSSLSLRAGLSAGLRLSCEAENVHGAQSASVLLLLLPGKPELGKPFLLGAAGGAGVAGLLSLCLCFIFFKVKTRRKDMPEAAAGGTDAPSLRGPTSRGYQRKCPPGSRRDHSAPAAATPTSGEEHELHYASLSFQGLSPWERPYEEAASSTEYAEIKIRE